In Intestinibacillus sp. Marseille-P6563, a single genomic region encodes these proteins:
- a CDS encoding tRNA-dihydrouridine synthase family protein produces the protein MTYLFAPLEGLTGYIYRNTHAAYFSPADEYFTPFLSPNQNRRFTSREKNDVLPEHNKGLHVVPQLLTNQAEHFLWAAGELATMGYDEVNLNLGCPSGTVVAKKKGSGFLTELEALDRFLDEVCAKVPCAVSVKTRLGRYSPDEFPALLSIFNRYPLKRLIIHPRVQTDFYRNHANLDAFAAALADSRHPVCFNGDLFTPADVDAFRARFPQVQSVMLGRGLLANPGLLGELRGGARMDKATLRSFHDELLGRYQQVLSVERPVLHKMKELWFYMHALFAGCDAYLKPLRKAAHLRDYETVVAQIFANCALDPAAGYRA, from the coding sequence ATGACCTATCTGTTTGCGCCCCTGGAGGGCCTGACCGGTTATATCTACCGCAACACCCATGCGGCCTATTTTTCTCCGGCCGACGAATATTTTACCCCCTTTCTCTCCCCTAACCAAAACCGGCGCTTTACCTCCCGCGAGAAAAACGATGTCCTGCCCGAACACAATAAGGGTTTGCACGTAGTGCCTCAGCTGCTGACCAACCAGGCCGAGCATTTCCTGTGGGCCGCTGGGGAGCTGGCCACCATGGGCTATGACGAAGTCAATCTCAACCTGGGCTGTCCGTCGGGCACCGTGGTCGCCAAAAAGAAGGGGTCGGGCTTTTTGACCGAACTTGAAGCGCTTGACCGCTTTTTGGACGAAGTCTGTGCAAAGGTGCCGTGTGCGGTATCGGTCAAGACCCGTCTGGGGCGGTATTCCCCCGATGAATTTCCGGCGCTGCTTTCCATTTTCAACCGCTATCCGCTCAAGCGGCTGATCATCCATCCGCGGGTGCAGACCGATTTTTACCGGAACCATGCCAATTTGGACGCCTTTGCCGCAGCGCTGGCGGACAGCCGGCATCCGGTCTGCTTCAATGGCGACCTGTTCACCCCGGCCGATGTGGATGCGTTTCGTGCCCGCTTTCCGCAGGTGCAAAGCGTGATGCTGGGCCGCGGCCTGCTGGCCAATCCCGGCCTGTTGGGTGAACTGCGCGGCGGCGCGCGCATGGACAAAGCCACCCTACGCTCCTTCCACGACGAACTACTTGGCCGGTATCAGCAGGTGCTTTCGGTCGAGCGGCCGGTGCTGCACAAAATGAAGGAACTTTGGTTTTATATGCACGCTCTGTTTGCCGGGTGCGACGCCTATCTCAAGCCGCTGCGCAAGGCCGCGCATCTGCGTGACTATGAGACCGTGGTGGCACAGATCTTTGCAAACTGCGCGCTCGACCCGGCCGCCGGGTATCGGGCATGA
- a CDS encoding ABC transporter permease, producing the protein MQLSNLLNALPGAVSQGLIWGIMAIGVFITFKVLDIADLTVDGSIATGGAACIMLLRADLPVWVALLGALAAGLAAGLITGLLHTLMGIPALLAGILTQFSLWSINLQILEGSNQSISVDKYPLLVSSRYINQAILIVAIFVVVIIAILYWFFGTALGCGIRATGANPHMSRAQGININLTKVLGLMLSNGLVALSGGLLSQYQGFADIKMGIGSIVIGLAAVIIGEVVFSRIFRNFALRLLSVVLGAIIYYVVLQIIFWFGIDSDYLKLLTAVIVAIFLAIPYWKDKYFNKPSKKGGAKNA; encoded by the coding sequence ATGCAACTGAGCAACCTGCTCAATGCCCTGCCTGGCGCTGTCAGCCAGGGACTGATCTGGGGTATTATGGCAATTGGCGTATTCATTACATTTAAAGTGCTTGACATTGCCGACCTGACGGTGGACGGTTCGATCGCCACCGGCGGCGCAGCCTGCATCATGCTGCTGCGTGCCGATTTGCCGGTCTGGGTCGCGCTGCTGGGTGCTTTGGCGGCTGGTCTGGCTGCCGGACTCATCACCGGTCTGTTACATACCTTAATGGGTATCCCGGCGCTGCTGGCCGGTATTCTCACCCAGTTTTCACTCTGGTCGATCAACCTGCAAATTTTGGAGGGTTCCAACCAGTCGATCAGCGTAGATAAGTACCCGCTGCTCGTATCCAGCCGTTATATCAACCAGGCGATTTTGATTGTCGCCATTTTCGTCGTGGTCATCATTGCGATCCTGTATTGGTTCTTCGGTACCGCGCTGGGCTGCGGCATCCGTGCCACGGGCGCCAACCCGCACATGAGCCGCGCACAGGGCATCAACATCAACCTGACCAAGGTGCTGGGTCTGATGCTGTCCAACGGTCTGGTCGCACTGTCCGGCGGTCTTTTGAGCCAGTATCAGGGCTTTGCCGATATTAAGATGGGCATTGGCTCGATCGTCATCGGTCTGGCGGCTGTCATCATCGGCGAAGTCGTCTTTAGCCGCATCTTCCGCAACTTTGCGCTGCGCCTGCTGTCGGTCGTGCTCGGTGCGATCATTTACTACGTTGTCTTGCAGATCATCTTCTGGTTCGGTATCGATTCCGACTATCTCAAGCTTTTGACGGCTGTGATCGTCGCCATCTTCCTGGCCATCCCCTACTGGAAAGACAAATACTTCAACAAGCCGTCCAAGAAGGGAGGCGCCAAGAATGCTTGA
- the pyrF gene encoding orotidine-5'-phosphate decarboxylase: MSIQKLVENIKAKGNPTVAGLDARLEYIPDCLTEDLRKEYGNTLEGAANAMLRFNFGLIDALYDIVPAIKPQAAYYELLGPTGTRVLRATIRYAQEKGMYVIADIKRNDIGATASAYAEAYLGRTMVWGEELPVFDCDAATVNAYLGTDGIEPFLKECRAHEKGIYVLVKTSNPSSGEFQNRDMEGKPLFVRVAEKIQAWGEGLDTPCGYNQVGAVVGATYPEEQKIVRQLIPKSYFLVPGYGAQGATAKDIANAFNDDGLGAIVNSSRGIMCAWKKTGNDGRDYQEAARAEAIRMRDDIVSAIK, translated from the coding sequence ATGTCGATTCAAAAGCTGGTAGAAAACATCAAGGCAAAGGGCAACCCCACGGTCGCTGGCCTGGATGCCCGCCTGGAATACATCCCTGACTGTCTGACCGAAGACCTCCGCAAGGAATATGGCAACACCCTGGAGGGTGCCGCCAATGCGATGCTCCGGTTTAATTTTGGCCTGATCGATGCGCTTTATGACATCGTGCCTGCTATCAAGCCGCAGGCAGCGTATTATGAGCTGCTCGGCCCGACCGGCACCCGTGTGCTGCGCGCGACCATTCGCTATGCGCAGGAAAAAGGCATGTATGTCATTGCCGACATCAAGCGCAACGACATCGGCGCGACTGCCTCGGCGTATGCCGAAGCCTATCTGGGCCGCACGATGGTCTGGGGCGAAGAACTGCCGGTGTTTGACTGCGATGCGGCAACCGTGAACGCATACCTGGGTACCGACGGCATCGAGCCCTTCCTCAAGGAATGCCGCGCCCATGAAAAGGGTATCTATGTGCTCGTTAAGACCTCGAACCCGTCCTCGGGCGAGTTCCAGAACCGCGATATGGAAGGCAAGCCGCTCTTTGTCCGGGTTGCTGAAAAAATCCAGGCCTGGGGCGAAGGACTGGATACCCCGTGCGGTTACAACCAGGTCGGCGCCGTTGTAGGTGCGACCTATCCCGAAGAACAGAAGATCGTCCGCCAGCTGATTCCGAAGTCCTACTTCCTTGTGCCGGGTTACGGTGCGCAGGGCGCAACCGCCAAGGACATTGCCAATGCGTTCAACGACGACGGCCTGGGTGCGATCGTCAATTCCTCGCGCGGCATCATGTGCGCCTGGAAAAAGACCGGGAACGACGGCCGCGATTATCAGGAAGCGGCCCGCGCAGAAGCCATCCGCATGCGCGATGATATCGTCAGCGCGATCAAGTAA
- the pyrR gene encoding bifunctional pyr operon transcriptional regulator/uracil phosphoribosyltransferase PyrR: protein MQRKKAEIMDEGAMRRALTRIAYQIIERNHGAKDVLLAGVRTRGLPLADRIADKIGEVEGFRPPVIALDISSLRDDVPRDSRAPISFPDLPGLENSTVILVDDVLYTGRTVRAAMDAISQMGRAGRIQLAVMIDRGHRELPIRPDYVGKNLPTAQSERVQVCLHEIDDVDAVRILEEKP from the coding sequence TTGCAACGAAAAAAAGCTGAAATCATGGATGAAGGCGCCATGCGCCGGGCGCTGACCCGTATCGCCTACCAGATCATCGAACGCAACCACGGCGCCAAAGATGTCCTGCTGGCCGGAGTACGCACCCGCGGCCTGCCGCTGGCCGACCGCATCGCGGACAAGATCGGCGAGGTGGAAGGGTTTCGCCCGCCGGTGATCGCGCTGGATATTTCCTCTCTGCGCGACGATGTGCCGCGGGACAGCCGCGCGCCCATCTCCTTCCCTGACCTGCCGGGTCTGGAAAACAGTACGGTCATCTTGGTCGATGATGTGCTGTACACCGGGCGCACCGTGCGCGCTGCCATGGATGCCATCTCCCAAATGGGACGGGCTGGCCGCATCCAACTGGCTGTTATGATTGACCGCGGCCACCGGGAACTGCCCATCCGGCCGGATTATGTCGGAAAAAATTTGCCAACTGCGCAGTCCGAACGGGTGCAGGTCTGTCTGCATGAAATCGATGACGTGGATGCCGTCCGTATATTAGAAGAAAAGCCGTAA
- a CDS encoding ABC transporter substrate-binding protein, whose amino-acid sequence MKTKKLVAAALAGVMTLSLAACGNNSNSSGDGSASGDAYTIGICQLAPHPALDAATQGFQDKLTELMEADGLEVSFQNENANGDQPTCNTIMNKFVSGNVDLILANATAPLQAAASATSDIPILGTSISSYGAALDDDSMNEVTGRNISGTSDLAPLDQQAAMLNEWFPDAKNVGLLYCSSEANSKYQIEVIQPELEKLGYTCTEYTFSDSNDLSTVVTKAAQKSDVIYVPTDNVVADNTGIIANAVIPAKVPVIAGEQGICAGCGVATLSIDYYELGETTAQMAYDILVGGEDVASMNIQFAPSQTKMYNPDICDQLGLTAPEGYTAIEAAE is encoded by the coding sequence ATGAAAACCAAGAAGCTGGTTGCCGCAGCGCTGGCCGGTGTAATGACCCTTTCCCTGGCGGCATGTGGCAATAACTCCAACTCGTCCGGCGACGGCTCGGCCTCCGGGGACGCTTACACCATCGGCATTTGCCAGTTGGCACCGCATCCGGCGCTCGATGCAGCGACCCAGGGCTTCCAGGATAAGCTGACCGAGCTGATGGAAGCCGACGGCCTGGAGGTTTCCTTCCAGAACGAAAACGCCAACGGCGACCAGCCGACCTGCAACACCATCATGAATAAATTTGTTTCGGGCAATGTGGACCTCATCCTGGCCAATGCGACCGCGCCGCTGCAGGCTGCTGCATCGGCAACGAGCGACATCCCGATCCTCGGCACCTCGATCTCGAGCTACGGCGCTGCGCTGGACGATGACTCCATGAACGAAGTGACCGGCCGCAATATTTCGGGTACGTCCGACCTGGCGCCGCTCGACCAGCAGGCTGCCATGCTCAATGAGTGGTTCCCGGATGCCAAGAACGTTGGCTTGCTGTACTGCTCGAGCGAAGCGAACTCCAAGTACCAGATCGAAGTCATTCAGCCCGAACTGGAAAAGTTGGGCTATACCTGCACCGAATACACCTTCTCGGATTCCAACGACCTGTCGACGGTAGTCACCAAGGCCGCGCAGAAAAGCGATGTCATCTATGTGCCGACCGATAACGTCGTAGCCGACAACACCGGCATCATCGCCAATGCAGTCATCCCGGCCAAGGTTCCGGTCATCGCAGGCGAACAGGGTATCTGCGCGGGCTGCGGCGTGGCGACCCTGTCGATCGATTACTATGAACTGGGCGAAACCACCGCACAGATGGCTTATGACATTCTGGTTGGCGGCGAAGATGTCGCATCGATGAACATTCAGTTTGCACCTTCGCAGACCAAAATGTACAATCCGGACATTTGCGATCAGCTTGGTCTGACCGCTCCGGAAGGCTATACAGCCATTGAAGCAGCAGAATAA
- a CDS encoding sigma-70 family RNA polymerase sigma factor yields MGHSSSLDFDQLMREYGNELLRLCALYLKDCALAEDAVQDTFLKAWKSGFRGESSEKTWLTRIAINTCKSYLRSPWLKRRADSALLENLTVDPTGQMDDTLPRAILSLPNKSREIILLYYYQGFKLREISEILHISEDAAAARLSRARAQLKPLLKEWYYDE; encoded by the coding sequence ATGGGGCATTCATCCAGTCTGGATTTTGACCAGCTGATGCGCGAATATGGCAACGAATTGCTCCGGCTTTGCGCCCTGTATCTCAAGGACTGCGCTTTGGCCGAAGATGCCGTGCAGGATACCTTTCTCAAAGCCTGGAAATCGGGATTTCGGGGCGAGTCCTCGGAGAAAACCTGGCTAACACGCATTGCCATCAATACCTGCAAAAGCTATCTACGTTCGCCGTGGCTCAAACGGCGCGCCGATTCGGCTTTGCTGGAAAACCTGACGGTCGATCCCACCGGTCAAATGGATGATACCCTGCCGCGTGCTATCCTTTCCTTGCCAAACAAATCCCGGGAAATCATCCTGCTATACTACTATCAAGGCTTTAAACTTCGTGAAATCTCGGAAATTCTTCATATTTCCGAGGATGCAGCGGCCGCCCGGCTTTCCCGTGCCCGCGCACAGTTAAAGCCTTTGCTAAAGGAGTGGTACTATGATGAATAA
- the aspS gene encoding aspartate--tRNA(Asn) ligase → MEFVSTPKQYVDAVEDCAAHIGQSVTFRGTVHRVRDMSDFAFVVIRVNRGLIQCMFAGEIGGMTKADIKDAMVVEVSGDVREEPRAEHGFEVVLTDVKILAKPAEQLPIPLGKKYMGLSLDVDLPLRPITLRHPRKRAVFRIQAAIAEGFSDYMLSQGFTRIHTPKIVSAGAEGGANIFKLDYFGQQAYLAQSPQFYKQYTAGVFGRVFEVGNVYRAERHNTSRHLNEYIGLDFEMAYIDSMYDVMAMETGMLKHLMDYLPKHVKPELDLLGVKLPVIDTIPTVTFHEAKEIMQEKYGHKSKNRYDLNPDEEVLMCRWAQEEHGSDFCFVTHFPSAKRPFYAMDDKENPKLALSFDLLFRGLEITTGGQRIHDYDEQIQKLRDRGMDETLFESFTMLHKYGMPPHGGIGIGLERLTMQLLGQQNVRDASMFPRDMTRLVP, encoded by the coding sequence ATGGAATTTGTAAGTACACCCAAGCAGTATGTCGACGCAGTCGAGGACTGCGCGGCGCATATCGGCCAGTCGGTCACCTTCCGCGGCACGGTGCATCGTGTGCGCGATATGTCGGATTTTGCATTTGTTGTCATCCGCGTCAACCGCGGCCTGATCCAGTGCATGTTTGCCGGGGAGATCGGCGGCATGACCAAGGCCGACATCAAGGACGCTATGGTCGTCGAGGTTTCGGGCGATGTGCGTGAGGAGCCCCGCGCCGAACACGGCTTCGAAGTGGTCCTGACCGATGTTAAGATTCTGGCAAAGCCGGCCGAACAGCTTCCCATCCCGCTCGGCAAGAAGTATATGGGTCTGTCGCTCGACGTTGACCTGCCGCTGCGCCCGATCACCCTGCGTCATCCGCGCAAGCGTGCGGTGTTCCGCATCCAGGCTGCCATCGCTGAGGGCTTTTCCGATTATATGCTCAGCCAGGGCTTTACCCGCATCCACACCCCGAAGATCGTTTCCGCGGGTGCAGAAGGCGGCGCGAACATCTTCAAGCTTGATTACTTCGGCCAGCAGGCCTATCTGGCCCAGTCACCGCAGTTCTATAAGCAGTATACCGCGGGTGTATTCGGCCGCGTGTTTGAGGTCGGCAACGTTTACCGTGCCGAGCGTCACAACACCTCCCGTCACTTGAATGAATACATCGGTCTGGACTTCGAAATGGCATACATCGATTCGATGTACGATGTCATGGCCATGGAAACCGGCATGCTCAAGCATCTGATGGACTATCTGCCCAAGCATGTGAAGCCCGAACTCGACCTGCTCGGCGTCAAGCTGCCGGTGATCGATACCATCCCGACCGTGACCTTCCACGAAGCCAAGGAGATCATGCAGGAGAAGTATGGTCACAAGTCCAAGAACCGCTATGACCTCAACCCGGACGAAGAAGTCCTCATGTGCCGCTGGGCGCAGGAGGAGCACGGCTCGGACTTCTGCTTTGTCACCCACTTCCCGTCGGCCAAGCGTCCGTTCTATGCGATGGATGACAAAGAGAATCCCAAGCTGGCGTTGTCGTTCGACCTGCTGTTCCGCGGTCTGGAAATCACGACCGGCGGCCAGCGTATCCACGACTACGACGAGCAGATTCAGAAGCTGCGCGACCGTGGCATGGATGAAACGCTGTTTGAATCCTTCACCATGCTGCACAAGTACGGCATGCCCCCGCACGGCGGCATCGGCATCGGTCTGGAGCGCCTGACCATGCAGCTGCTCGGCCAGCAGAACGTGCGCGATGCGTCCATGTTCCCGCGTGACATGACCCGTCTGGTTCCGTAA
- a CDS encoding xanthine phosphoribosyltransferase: MKLLEDAILTRGRVKDGDVLKVDAFLNHQMDVPLINEIGKEFYRLYQGQGVNKILTIEASGIGIACITAQHFGVPVVFAKKTQSRNIDGPVYTSKVTSFTHQREYDVIVSQSFLGPEDRVLLIDDFLAKGSALLGLIELVRQSGATIVGAGICIEKGFDVGGKLVRDSGVHVESLAIIRELHDGKVIFAD; the protein is encoded by the coding sequence ATGAAGCTTCTAGAAGATGCTATTTTAACGCGCGGACGTGTCAAGGATGGGGATGTATTAAAGGTTGACGCGTTTTTGAACCACCAGATGGACGTTCCGCTCATCAACGAGATCGGCAAGGAGTTCTACCGGTTGTATCAGGGCCAGGGTGTCAACAAGATTTTGACCATTGAGGCCTCCGGCATCGGCATCGCCTGCATTACCGCACAACATTTCGGCGTACCGGTGGTCTTTGCAAAAAAGACCCAGTCGCGCAACATCGACGGCCCGGTCTATACCAGCAAAGTCACCTCGTTCACCCACCAGCGGGAATATGATGTGATCGTGTCCCAGAGTTTCCTGGGGCCGGAAGACCGTGTACTTCTCATCGACGACTTTCTGGCCAAGGGCAGCGCCCTGCTCGGCCTGATCGAACTGGTGCGGCAATCGGGCGCGACCATCGTAGGCGCAGGCATCTGCATCGAAAAGGGATTCGATGTGGGCGGCAAGCTGGTGCGCGACAGCGGCGTGCATGTGGAATCGCTTGCCATCATCCGTGAGCTGCACGACGGCAAGGTCATTTTTGCAGACTGA
- a CDS encoding ABC transporter ATP-binding protein, giving the protein MLELKGLYKTFNAGTVNEKVAINGLDLSLQNGDFVTVIGGNGAGKSTMLNLIAGVFPVDEGIIRLGGYNLTNLPEHKRARFLGRVFQDPMMGTAATMGIEENLALAYRRGKRRGLGSGITNEERKLYREKLATLGLGLEDRMTSKVGLLSGGQRQALTLLMATLQKPDLLLLDEHTAALDPKTADKVLQLTEEIVARDNLTTLMVTHNMKHAIQYGNRLIMMQAGRVVVDIQGEEKKNLKVRDLLEKFNIENDRMLLSE; this is encoded by the coding sequence ATGCTTGAACTGAAAGGACTGTATAAGACCTTCAATGCCGGCACGGTCAATGAGAAAGTCGCCATCAACGGTCTGGATCTTTCGCTGCAAAACGGCGATTTCGTGACCGTCATCGGCGGCAACGGCGCCGGCAAGTCGACCATGCTCAACCTGATCGCCGGGGTGTTCCCGGTGGATGAGGGCATCATCCGCCTGGGTGGGTATAACCTGACCAATCTGCCCGAACACAAGCGCGCCCGCTTCCTGGGCCGCGTGTTCCAGGACCCGATGATGGGCACGGCTGCCACCATGGGTATCGAAGAAAATCTGGCGCTCGCCTATCGCCGCGGCAAACGGCGTGGCCTGGGTTCGGGCATCACGAACGAAGAGCGCAAGCTGTACCGCGAAAAGCTGGCGACCCTGGGACTGGGGCTGGAAGACCGTATGACCAGCAAGGTCGGTCTGCTGTCCGGCGGCCAGCGGCAGGCATTGACCCTGCTGATGGCGACCCTGCAAAAGCCCGATTTGCTGCTGCTCGACGAACATACTGCCGCACTCGACCCCAAAACGGCCGACAAGGTTTTGCAGCTGACCGAGGAGATCGTCGCCCGCGACAACCTCACTACCCTGATGGTCACGCACAACATGAAGCATGCCATCCAGTACGGCAACCGTCTGATCATGATGCAGGCTGGCCGGGTGGTCGTGGATATCCAGGGCGAAGAAAAGAAAAATCTCAAGGTGCGCGATTTGCTTGAAAAATTCAACATTGAGAACGACCGCATGCTCTTAAGTGAATAA
- a CDS encoding carbamoyl phosphate synthase small subunit, translated as MKKAFLLLADGTLFEGTACGYEGQSTGEVVFNTGMAGYQEVLTDPSYYGQIVTMTYPLVGNYGINFEDYESHKSWVSGFIMREICEYPSNWRCRHTLDHYLKSQKVVGLAGIDTRRLTRILRNSGVMNGIIYTEGHEPDAAAIAAMKAYVVRDAVKTVTSAQESICKADGETKYHIALLDFGVKYNIERELQSRGCEVTVLPGDTAPEAILSGGYDGIMLTNGPGDPAENVQIVENLKVLLESNIPMFGICLGHQLMALAIGAKTHKMRFGHRGVNHPVKDLDTDRTYITSQNHGYAVVGESVDPSIARVRYVNLNDGSVEGIEHIGRPVFTVQFHPEVCPGPMDTSFLFDRFLSNIDQAKGDAAKCL; from the coding sequence ATGAAAAAAGCATTTTTACTCCTCGCCGACGGCACGCTCTTTGAGGGCACGGCCTGCGGCTACGAAGGCCAATCCACCGGCGAGGTCGTTTTCAACACCGGTATGGCCGGTTATCAGGAAGTGCTGACCGACCCGTCCTACTACGGCCAGATCGTCACCATGACCTATCCCCTGGTGGGCAACTATGGCATCAACTTTGAAGATTACGAATCGCACAAGAGCTGGGTTTCCGGCTTCATTATGCGTGAGATTTGCGAATATCCGTCCAACTGGCGCTGCCGCCATACGCTTGACCACTATCTCAAGAGCCAGAAGGTGGTCGGCCTTGCGGGCATCGACACCCGCCGCCTGACCCGCATCCTGCGCAATTCGGGCGTTATGAACGGCATCATCTACACCGAGGGCCATGAACCGGATGCCGCTGCGATTGCGGCCATGAAGGCCTATGTGGTCCGTGACGCGGTCAAGACGGTCACCAGCGCGCAGGAATCCATCTGCAAGGCCGATGGCGAAACCAAGTACCACATCGCCCTGCTGGACTTTGGTGTAAAGTACAACATCGAACGCGAACTGCAGTCGCGCGGCTGTGAAGTGACCGTTCTGCCGGGCGATACCGCGCCCGAAGCCATTCTGTCGGGCGGTTATGACGGCATCATGCTGACCAACGGCCCCGGCGACCCGGCTGAAAACGTACAGATCGTCGAAAACCTCAAGGTACTGCTGGAAAGCAACATTCCGATGTTTGGTATCTGCCTGGGCCATCAGCTCATGGCGCTGGCCATTGGCGCCAAGACGCACAAAATGCGCTTTGGTCACCGCGGCGTCAACCATCCGGTCAAGGACCTGGACACCGACCGCACCTACATCACCAGCCAGAACCATGGTTATGCAGTCGTTGGCGAAAGCGTAGACCCGTCCATTGCACGGGTGCGCTATGTCAACCTCAACGACGGTTCGGTCGAAGGCATTGAACACATCGGCCGTCCGGTATTCACCGTGCAGTTCCACCCCGAAGTCTGCCCGGGCCCCATGGATACCTCGTTCCTGTTTGACCGCTTTTTAAGCAACATTGACCAAGCGAAGGGAGACGCAGCCAAATGCCTTTGA